The nucleotide window CGAGAACGTTAGAAGTAAGGCTAAGGACTATATGAGAAGAATAGTTTCGTCAATATGTGGAATCTATGGTGCAACTTGTGAGGTTAAATTCATGGAAGACGTCTATCCAACTACCGTAAATAACCCTGAGGTAACTGATGAGGTAATGAAAATTCTATCTTCAATATCAACAGTTGTTGAGACAGAGCCAGTGCTAGGAGCGGAGGACTTCTCCAGATTCTTACAGAAGGCTCCAGGAACGTATTTCTTTCTGGGAACCAGAAACGAAAAGAAAGGATGCATATATCCCAATCACAGCTCTAAGTTCTGTGTAGATGAGGACGTGCTAAAATTAGGTGCCTTAGCTCACGCATTATTGGCAGTAAAGTTCAGTAATAAATAAAGGGCTTAATGCTAAATGAGTATTGGAAATGGAGAAGGAAAAGGTTCTCAATATTTTGAGGAATTCCTCAAATTTACCTTTAAGTTTAATTAAAGAATTCCTCTCAGACAAGGATAAGGATATTAAACATGAAGCTTGGAATTACGTTATTTTGAACGTTAAGGATAAGGAGTTCCTATTAGAACTCTTATCATTTCACGATACCGGTACAAGATATAGAGCTTGGAATAGTGTTCCAGAATTCATTATAAGTGGAAGATTAACATTAGAGGAGGTAATTAGTAGAAAAAGGTACTTCCTTGAAATGCTTAAAGACGATAATAAAGTCGTAAGGGCACTATCTTGGTATGTTACGTTAAAACCCTTATTGGAAATGAAAATAGTAAAAATGGAAGAGATTCTTAGTTATTCGCCCTTTCTGTGCGAGTTAATTAACTCAGAGTTTCACGATGTCGTACTAGATACTATGGATGAATTTAGGATTACATGCAAGTTTATATAGAAATAGAAGATACAGCTATTTATATAGATATGTATAGATTGTTCTTCTCTATTTTATTTACGAGATATGTTATATAAGTATTATAGATCTTCGCCCAAAATCCTTTTATTATTAACTTGTAAGGAGTCACTAAAGATGATTTCAGTTATCATACCGGCATTTAATGAGGAAAGAAGAATAGGTAAGACGTTAGAGAAAATATCATCAACACTACCTAATGCTGAAGTAGTTGTAGTGTTTGACGGACATGATAATACACCAGAGGTTGTAAAGAAATTTCCAGTGAAGCTCATAATAAGCAAGGAGAGACTTGGTAAAGGAATGGCACTAAAGAGGGGAATTACTGAAAGCAATTTCCAGAGAGTTTTACTATTGGACGCCGACTTCCCCATAACTGAGGAGGAATTGAACAAAATCCTGAGTACTGACGCAGATCTGGTCATACCTAGGAGGAAAATTATAGGCATGCCATTAAAGAGGAGATTTCTGCATAAGGCGTTTATAGTGTTAACAAAGATCCTCTTTCCTTCTCTACTGAAGTTTTCTGATTTCCAAGCAGGTGTTAAGCTAGTAAACCGGGAAAAGGTTGTAAGCGTATTGGATGAACTAATAATTAATGATTTTCTATTCGACGTTAACCTAATTTACGCATTTAAGCGTAGACATTATAAAATAAAGGAAGTTGAAATAAATTATATTCATGACGAGAGTGATAGTAAGATATCTAGGAAGTTAATGAAAATCGTTATTCTAATGTTTCTCTCCTTAATAAAATTAAGAATATATTATTCTCCCTTCAAGAAAATATTATACACTGAACCTTACCTAAAGGTACAAGGATACATTCTAAGTAAGCTAAGATAATCTACCAGTTATAATTCTTGAAATTAGATTAAAGGTACCTGCAAATAGAGCTATCCAGTAATAAATTGTGGGATAGCTTTCTACCAGAACTGTTACAATAACGTTTTTGTACACTATACTCATATTCTCACTCCCTATTATAAACAATGGGTATTTAACTGGGGTAAAGTAGTTAACTACGTTATTAAATAGCAAGTAAAATATCAAGGGGTCTAATATGTAAAGATAGCTCACCCAAGTTATCAGTAGGTAGTGTTTAATTATTTCCTTTTTCAAGGCTAGATAAATATAGTAGAGTGAAACACTTATTACATAAAATCTAAAGGCAAATAAAATATAGTTTATTATTGTGCCAATTTCTAATGTTCTTCCTAAGAATTCTAGATAAAATGAAAAGAGACTATCTTTAATTGTCACCATTCCACCAGCAGAATAATACCACCAATAGCTAGGGAGGAGTGCTACTAATATATTTAACAACATACTTGTAATTAGCATTAACGTGATTTTCCTACCTCTCATATTATCTCACTTTGGGAGAAAGTCGTATTGAAAATCTTTATCACCATAGTTAAGTTGTAGGAATTATCTTTAACTGCCATCTCAAACATTTTAAAATTAGTAACTACTACACTAACGTTCTTTACCTCATTTGGATTGATTGTTACGGGTTTTGATAAGTAAGTGTACTCCCCGGTAATATTTAGTAAGGTTATCGGTAAGTCAAGTGTGTTATTAAAGGTTAAGATTAACTCATTATGGGAGATGATTAACCCTATTTTTGGTTCTGATGTGAATAACGGAATAATAATGGAATTAACCTGGTTAAAAGAAGTTTGGACTAAATTGATTGGGTTATTAAGGATAGCGAACTGGACGATTAGTAATGAAATGAATACTACTAAGCCTATGATTTTACCTAAATTCACGTTTTAATATAATATATTGACTACTATAAATCTTTCAACGATAAAAGTGAAACGATAGATATTACACACCCGGCGTCCAAAGCTAGCATTGATATGGAAAAACTATGAGTTAAATACAGTACCAATCCCACAAAGGATGGAGCGATCATGGTCCCAATTTGGGATACAGCGTTAGCGAAACCTATTGAGGTCCCGGCACTAGATTCACCAGCTATTTTCATTATTAACGAATCAGTTGGAGGTCTATAGGAGAAAGAGAAAATACCTAATAGGAAGGCCTCTGGAAGTATATCAATGTCATTTGAGAAAATTATTAAAAACGTTAATATGATAAAGCCTATCAAATTTATCAAGATGACGTTACTGTCACCAAATCTTTCAACAAGTTTCTCTACACTTAGAATACCAACTAGTTGACCAACTCCAAAAAGAAGAAGAAATAAGGCTGACAATGTGGGAGAAATACCTCTGTAAAGTACTAACATCGGGAAAATCCAAGTTGTTGTTCCCCATGTGGACCACAGCTCTCCTAATCTGACCAGTGTTGCCATGGTAATCTTCCTATTAAGTATCACCCTAAACGATCTCTTGATTTCAGTTCCACTAACGCTTATCCTACTGAAATGACTCAAAATAGCAATTAGTCCGAAACTTACTGCCATGGCTAAGTAAATAAATCTCCATAAATGTAGTAGGAAACTCGCTATAATACCTAAAGTAATGATAGTAATTGGTCCAGCACTTTCAACCAGTGCCACGTAAAATGTGAACTTTGAACTGTGAGAATAACTTACTGCGACTATTTTCATAGCTGATGGAAATATGGAAGCTGTTATCAGCCCCTCTATCAAATAGGCTATAAGTAAGATAGTGTAGTCTGTAAGGTAGAGGAAAAGTAATAGATTCATCCCTACTAAGATAATTGACGCATACTCCACAGCTCTACTTGGACCAATTCTATCTATAATTAAACCCCAAGGTATTGAAGACAATACATAACCTATATAAAACGCTGTTGCCACTAGCCCAATTTGGATAGAGTTTAAGTGAAAAAGTAAGGCAATTGGCAACGATATAACTCCCCAACTTAGTCTTAAAAACAACTGAAGAAAAGTACCTATCCAACCCACTATTATATTTCTTAACACAAAATGCTAATTGGTTAAATCCCTCTTTTATGGTTATCGTTCAAAAATATACTTGGGCGATTCAGATGTCTTTTGCGAATTGTAATTTATAAATATGCAATTGTAAAAATAATATGTTAATATTGATAATCGTTAGTGTTTCCGAAAAGTTTATAGATTAGTATTACCAGATTGAACTATGCAAGATTTGGTTCAAGCTTATAAGGAAGAGAAGAACGCGAGAATTAAGGAGAGGATTCTTGCAGTGAAGCTGCACGTAGTTGATGGTAAATCGGAGAAAGAAGTTTCGAAAATGCTTAACAAGGGCTATTCCACGATAAAATTGTGGATTGGCAAGTACAAGAAAGAAGGTCTTGATGGACTAAAGGACAAGCCCAGATCAGGAAGACCCAGAAAAGTAGAAGAGGAAAAGATAAAACAAATTCTGGAAGATAAGCCCCAAAAATACGGAATACAACAAGAATATTGGACAATGAAAACACTCAAGATAGCACTACAAGAACAAGGAATAGAATACAAGAAATCCAGACTATACGAACTAGTCCACGAACTAGGATACAACCTAGTAAAACCCAGACCTACCAACATCCAAGCAGAAAAGGACAAGTGGGAAGATTTTAAAAAAAAAAATAAAGAAATTGGAAAGAAAGGCACTGTTCTTTCTAGACGAGTGTAGGACAGTAATTAGCACGTCAATTAAGAAGGTTCTAGCTAAGGTTGGCAGTAAGCCCGTAATGCGCGTCAATATAGGTTTTTCCTCAATCTATGTTATTCTAGCTATAAACGCTTGGACCGGCGAAGTAGTGGTTTCTCTTGCTAAAAGGCCTAACTCTGAATCCGTTAAGTATTTCTTGAGGTACTTTAAGAGGCGTGTGGGTAGTGGTAGGGTTTACATGGTCATGGATAATTACTCTCCTCACAAGACTAAGGGTACGCTTGAGGTTTGTCGCAGGAAGGGTATTCATCCCGTGTTTACTCCTCCTTACTCGCCTGAGCTTAATATGGCTGAGGCGGTCTTCAAGTCCCTCAAGAACTACATGAGCAATAAAATATTCTATACGATAGAAGACGTTAAAAACTGTATTAAACAATTCTTTAAAGAAAATAAGTATAGATTTAATCTTAATGCAATAACATACCTAGGATTAGATAAAATTGAAGTCTAAGAACTTTCCGGAAATACTAGTGAATCTGATCACTATTTGATATGAAGATAATAGTATTTAGGAAGAAAATTATTCAATATATCTACAGTATCATATAACAATGTATACCGACTACCGATATGATAGAGGAAAAGTATTCAACAGTTCAACTAATCAATTCATGAAAAGAACTTTATGATATCATTGAGAGATAGTGTTCTTAAGAACTTCTAGTACTTTTGCGTAGTTGTACCTTTTATCTAAGGTTTTTATATCAACTTTTGGCTCTCCAGTAAGAGTGTTAGTAATCTTAACTACATTATTTCCATTTAGCTCAAGGATCAACTGCTTGTTAATTTTAGCATTAAAGCCATTCTTATAATTATAATATTGATGATAATAACTTAAACAATTTAAGTATTCGCCCATGTCGAACCTATCGTGATAAGTCGTAGTCTTGAGAACGATAGGTTTAATCTCCGTTGAAGCGCTTAAACCCAATGACTGATCCATCGTGACAAGGTAAACATTAGTTGGAATCGCCGTTTTCAGCCTATTTACCTCTTTTTTAAGCTCCACATCTCCGTAGCTCTGATTTTTAAGCCTATCCTCTAATTGACTTATGGATGGGAGATGAACTTCCTTAAAGGTTTGTAAACCCAATATGAATTTTATTAAATTAGGATCCTTTTGGGTACCTTGTGTCTTACTTTTCAGCTCCCTATATACTGAAGTTGACGGTATTAATCTAAACCCCTTCTCCCTATCGTAAAATAGTCTTTTGATCCTATTTCCTAAACTTATATAAACGTTAGTATCGGCTACGAAGAGCGCATCTTCCTTCTTAATAATATCCAGTATCTTCTCCTCTTCCCGAAAGGTTCTCATACCACTTCTCGTTTTGCACAATTCTATAAATTCATCTCCCTTCTGATCATCAATGTAATTATTGTCACCAAGTTTTATCTTAACTT belongs to Saccharolobus solfataricus and includes:
- a CDS encoding glycosyltransferase, translated to MISVIIPAFNEERRIGKTLEKISSTLPNAEVVVVFDGHDNTPEVVKKFPVKLIISKERLGKGMALKRGITESNFQRVLLLDADFPITEEELNKILSTDADLVIPRRKIIGMPLKRRFLHKAFIVLTKILFPSLLKFSDFQAGVKLVNREKVVSVLDELIINDFLFDVNLIYAFKRRHYKIKEVEINYIHDESDSKISRKLMKIVILMFLSLIKLRIYYSPFKKILYTEPYLKVQGYILSKLR
- a CDS encoding MFS transporter; the protein is MLRNIIVGWIGTFLQLFLRLSWGVISLPIALLFHLNSIQIGLVATAFYIGYVLSSIPWGLIIDRIGPSRAVEYASIILVGMNLLLFLYLTDYTILLIAYLIEGLITASIFPSAMKIVAVSYSHSSKFTFYVALVESAGPITIITLGIIASFLLHLWRFIYLAMAVSFGLIAILSHFSRISVSGTEIKRSFRVILNRKITMATLVRLGELWSTWGTTTWIFPMLVLYRGISPTLSALFLLLFGVGQLVGILSVEKLVERFGDSNVILINLIGFIILTFLIIFSNDIDILPEAFLLGIFSFSYRPPTDSLIMKIAGESSAGTSIGFANAVSQIGTMIAPSFVGLVLYLTHSFSISMLALDAGCVISIVSLLSLKDL
- a CDS encoding PIN domain-containing protein, yielding MEKLATLGSDKSVTTINAIMTELLTDLKPTQIIILRESPPHKRIEDNLKKALSYLGINVEVKDIVIGEGVKTWREKISEYDPDVLDITPGRKYMALTTANYSKAREVRYVYLKNENEGYRVFGYVPFNEIKIFNMRNGEEIKFRHLPLTTAGDELDSELDIESLTALYNILSLHGEVKIKLGDNNYIDDQKGDEFIELCKTRSGMRTFREEEKILDIIKKEDALFVADTNVYISLGNRIKRLFYDREKGFRLIPSTSVYRELKSKTQGTQKDPNLIKFILGLQTFKEVHLPSISQLEDRLKNQSYGDVELKKEVNRLKTAIPTNVYLVTMDQSLGLSASTEIKPIVLKTTTYHDRFDMGEYLNCLSYYHQYYNYKNGFNAKINKQLILELNGNNVVKITNTLTGEPKVDIKTLDKRYNYAKVLEVLKNTISQ